The following proteins are co-located in the Candidatus Deferrimicrobiaceae bacterium genome:
- the hisC gene encoding histidinol-phosphate transaminase, which yields MKLPWRRDIARMTGYAPGEQPREEGFVKLNTNENPYPPSPKVRKAILGGLDASLRLYPSPDAAVLRRQAALTYGIDEDRIIAGNGSDDLLAMIVRCFVSEGGTLACPTPTYTLYDTLVTIQGGKVKGVPYPDDYALPKALFRNRAPVTIVANPNSPSGTVVPYGQLADLADAVPGLLVIDEAYADFAEETALPLAREKENVIVLRTFSKSFSLAGMRIGLGFAHPEVIEGLNKVKDSYNMSRLSILAGEAALKDAAWMERNVGKVRATRARLAAMLPEAGFVPYPSQANFILARRSGGDSARPVYEALKQRKVLVRYFDTPRLSDCLRITVGTDAEIDALLGAMKEIGRGGGRARKNAKG from the coding sequence CTCAACACCAACGAGAATCCGTACCCGCCTTCGCCGAAGGTGCGCAAGGCGATCCTGGGGGGGCTCGACGCCTCGCTACGGCTCTATCCTTCCCCCGACGCCGCCGTGCTGCGCCGACAGGCGGCGCTGACCTACGGAATAGACGAAGACCGCATCATCGCCGGCAACGGGTCGGACGACTTGCTGGCCATGATCGTCCGGTGCTTCGTCTCCGAAGGGGGAACGCTCGCCTGCCCCACCCCGACCTACACGCTCTACGACACGCTGGTCACGATCCAGGGCGGGAAAGTGAAAGGCGTCCCCTATCCCGACGACTATGCGCTTCCGAAGGCGCTCTTCCGCAACCGGGCGCCGGTCACCATCGTCGCGAACCCCAACTCACCCTCCGGAACGGTCGTACCTTACGGGCAGCTGGCCGACCTGGCCGACGCGGTCCCGGGCCTGCTCGTGATCGACGAGGCCTACGCCGATTTCGCGGAGGAAACGGCCCTCCCCCTGGCCCGCGAAAAGGAAAACGTCATCGTGCTGCGCACTTTTTCGAAGTCATTCTCCCTGGCGGGCATGCGGATCGGCCTGGGCTTCGCCCACCCCGAGGTCATCGAAGGGCTGAACAAGGTCAAGGACTCCTACAACATGAGCCGGCTGTCGATTCTGGCGGGAGAAGCGGCGCTGAAGGATGCCGCGTGGATGGAGCGCAACGTCGGGAAGGTCCGGGCGACGCGGGCGCGGCTGGCCGCGATGCTGCCCGAGGCGGGGTTCGTTCCCTACCCGTCCCAGGCCAATTTCATCCTCGCGCGGCGCTCCGGCGGCGATTCCGCACGGCCCGTCTACGAAGCGCTCAAGCAGCGCAAGGTGCTGGTTCGCTATTTCGACACGCCGCGGCTATCCGATTGCCTGCGCATCACGGTCGGCACCGATGCGGAGATCGACGCGCTGCTCGGGGCGATGAAGGAGATCGGGCGCGGCGGTGGCCGCGCCCGCAAGAACGCTAAAGGGTGA
- a CDS encoding metallopeptidase family protein — protein sequence MRPSRFDRILAGAIEALPAEFRDALDDLAIVVEGWPPDDLLDDLGVPEVGTIYGFYQGTPLPERSVGDPYRLPDVISIYQGPLEEDFPDPAELQRQIRITLLHEIGHYFGLDEEALSQLGYG from the coding sequence ATGCGCCCCTCCCGGTTCGACCGGATCCTGGCCGGAGCGATCGAGGCTCTTCCCGCCGAGTTCCGCGATGCGCTCGACGACCTCGCGATCGTGGTCGAGGGCTGGCCCCCGGACGATCTCCTGGACGACCTGGGGGTCCCAGAGGTGGGCACGATCTACGGCTTTTACCAGGGCACCCCGCTTCCCGAGCGCTCCGTGGGCGATCCCTATCGCCTGCCCGACGTCATCTCCATTTATCAGGGGCCGCTCGAAGAGGACTTCCCCGATCCCGCCGAATTGCAGCGTCAGATCCGGATCACGCTCCTCCACGAGATCGGCCATTATTTCGGGCTCGACGAGGAGGCGCTCTCGCAGCTCGGCTACGGATAA
- a CDS encoding HD-GYP domain-containing protein, translating to MLKKIGIEALKPGMVIEKMDRSWLEHPFLTNRKKITSQVHIERLREYGIHEVYINTEIGDDVAPEVAGPEPVVEIVDPDPLPPEQVPVPENLPEPLKEELPFDREIEVAKVVQQEAHTVVNDVLNDVRLGKNVEGGKAEKVVNRMIDSIFRNMDALSSLTRIKGYDEYTFVHSVNVCVLSLALGRQLDLDREEMQSLGVGALLHDAGKMRVPAEILHKPGKLTDAEFAEMKRHTIYSREILDLAADIPGEAKLVALQHHERMGGTGYPGGLAGEAISRSAQITAIADAYDAMTTTRVYSRPMTPPDGIRRIFELSKTDFNPIFAQRFIQCLGIYPVGTTVQLDSAEIGIVVSVNHEKVLRPKVLLVCRDDRRRLPVPVEVDLTEPSPSDPGKFRRTIVRPVDPAAYVIDPEMYLPKPAL from the coding sequence ATGCTGAAGAAGATCGGGATCGAAGCGCTCAAGCCCGGAATGGTCATCGAGAAGATGGACCGTTCCTGGCTCGAACACCCGTTCCTGACCAACCGCAAGAAGATCACCTCCCAGGTTCATATCGAACGATTGCGCGAGTACGGCATCCACGAGGTCTACATCAACACCGAGATCGGGGACGACGTCGCTCCCGAGGTCGCCGGGCCGGAGCCGGTAGTCGAGATCGTAGACCCCGACCCTCTCCCACCGGAGCAGGTGCCCGTTCCCGAGAACCTGCCGGAACCCCTCAAGGAAGAGCTCCCCTTCGACCGCGAGATCGAGGTCGCCAAGGTCGTCCAGCAGGAAGCGCACACCGTCGTCAACGACGTCCTGAACGATGTCCGGCTCGGCAAGAACGTCGAGGGGGGCAAGGCCGAAAAGGTCGTCAACCGGATGATCGACAGCATCTTCCGCAACATGGATGCCCTGTCGAGCCTGACCCGGATCAAGGGATACGACGAATACACTTTCGTACACTCGGTCAACGTCTGCGTCCTGTCGCTGGCGCTGGGACGCCAGCTCGACCTCGACCGCGAAGAGATGCAGTCGCTCGGCGTCGGGGCGCTGCTGCACGACGCGGGCAAGATGCGTGTGCCGGCCGAGATCCTCCACAAGCCGGGAAAGCTGACCGACGCCGAATTCGCCGAGATGAAGCGGCACACGATCTACAGCCGCGAGATCCTCGACTTGGCGGCCGACATCCCGGGCGAGGCGAAGCTGGTCGCGCTCCAGCACCATGAACGGATGGGGGGAACCGGCTACCCGGGGGGACTGGCGGGAGAGGCGATCAGCCGTTCCGCCCAGATCACGGCCATCGCCGACGCGTACGACGCCATGACGACGACCCGGGTCTACAGTCGTCCGATGACCCCCCCCGACGGCATCAGACGCATTTTCGAATTGAGCAAGACCGACTTCAACCCGATCTTCGCACAGCGATTCATCCAGTGCCTCGGCATCTATCCCGTCGGGACGACCGTCCAGCTCGATAGCGCCGAGATCGGCATCGTCGTGTCGGTCAACCACGAGAAGGTGCTCCGGCCGAAGGTGCTGCTGGTGTGCAGGGACGACCGCCGCCGGCTGCCGGTGCCGGTCGAGGTCGACCTGACCGAGCCTTCGCCTTCCGACCCGGGGAAATTCAGGCGGACGATCGTCCGGCCCGTCGACCCGGCGGCGTACGTCATCGATCCGGAAATGTACCTACCCAAGCCCGCGCTCTGA
- a CDS encoding chemotaxis response regulator protein-glutamate methylesterase, translating into MAKIKVLVVDDSAIVRKVFSEELGRHPDIEVVGTAPDPFVARDKILQLEPDVITLDVEMPRMDGITFLKKLMKYKPMPVIIVSSLTQAGSAMALEALESGAIDVIAKPGSSYSVGELSEQLADKIRGAAMARRGLRIPVAPVASAEPSGGYRLIDTTDKVIALGASTGGTEAIKSVLTQLDAAMPGIVIVQHMPAQFTKAFAQRLDGICRMEVKEAEDNDLVRTGRVLIAPGNFHMVLARSGAKYYVRIKTGPLVCHQRPAVDVLFHSVAEVAGKNALGVILTGMGRDGAEGMKHMADAGAVNIAQDEESCVVFGMPKEAIKTGAVQQVLPLSRIPQAMTAHFCA; encoded by the coding sequence ATGGCCAAGATCAAGGTGCTGGTGGTCGACGATTCGGCCATCGTCCGCAAGGTGTTTTCCGAAGAACTGGGGCGACACCCGGATATCGAGGTCGTCGGTACGGCGCCCGACCCCTTCGTCGCCCGTGACAAGATCCTGCAGCTCGAGCCCGACGTGATCACGCTCGACGTCGAGATGCCGCGCATGGACGGCATCACCTTCCTGAAGAAGCTGATGAAGTACAAGCCGATGCCGGTCATCATCGTCAGCTCGCTGACGCAGGCCGGCAGCGCCATGGCGCTCGAGGCGCTCGAATCCGGCGCCATCGACGTCATCGCGAAGCCCGGCTCCTCCTATTCCGTCGGCGAGCTCTCCGAGCAGCTTGCCGACAAGATCCGCGGCGCGGCCATGGCCCGGCGGGGCCTCCGGATTCCCGTCGCCCCGGTCGCCTCCGCCGAGCCTTCCGGCGGCTACCGCCTCATCGACACGACCGATAAGGTCATCGCGCTTGGCGCCTCCACCGGCGGGACCGAGGCGATCAAGTCCGTGCTAACGCAGCTCGACGCGGCCATGCCCGGCATCGTGATTGTCCAGCACATGCCGGCGCAATTCACCAAGGCGTTCGCCCAGCGGCTCGACGGCATCTGCCGGATGGAGGTCAAGGAAGCCGAGGACAACGACCTGGTCCGCACGGGGCGGGTCCTCATCGCGCCGGGAAACTTCCATATGGTGCTCGCCCGCAGCGGGGCCAAGTACTACGTCCGGATCAAGACGGGACCGCTCGTCTGCCACCAGCGTCCCGCGGTCGACGTCCTGTTCCACTCGGTCGCCGAGGTTGCCGGCAAGAACGCGCTGGGCGTCATTCTTACCGGCATGGGGAGGGACGGCGCCGAGGGGATGAAGCATATGGCCGACGCGGGAGCGGTCAACATCGCCCAGGACGAGGAGAGCTGCGTGGTGTTCGGCATGCCGAAGGAAGCGATCAAGACGGGGGCGGTTCAACAGGTGCTTCCGCTGTCGCGCATCCCCCAGGCCATGACTGCGCATTTCTGCGCATAA
- a CDS encoding HDOD domain-containing protein: MSSVDEILEKAGDLPPFPAVIQKVMALMSDPLVGADKILDVVKYDQAITAKVIKMCNSTLVMGTMPVSTLRDALVRIGNKQLLQIIMSAGGTDLLERAVLGYDLERGELWKHSMLCALLAESLCDVVSYPSPDKAFTAGLLHDVGKLAMAEFVAGSYEAIREAAGAGRISFLEAETHILGISHAEIGGRLGELWRFDSELTDAIRHHHAPAEASGGSKLPFLVHLSDILCLTSGIGVGADGLQYKIDYDQCRSNGIGPREFERAMIRLMEVEAQFHGIVAMFDQEG, encoded by the coding sequence GTGAGCAGCGTCGACGAGATCCTCGAAAAGGCAGGCGACCTTCCTCCGTTCCCCGCGGTCATCCAGAAGGTCATGGCGCTGATGTCCGATCCGCTAGTCGGCGCCGACAAGATCCTCGACGTCGTCAAGTACGACCAGGCCATCACCGCCAAGGTCATCAAGATGTGCAACTCGACCCTCGTGATGGGGACCATGCCGGTCTCCACGCTGCGCGACGCGCTGGTGCGCATCGGCAACAAGCAGCTTCTGCAGATCATCATGTCCGCGGGCGGTACCGACCTCCTCGAGCGTGCGGTCCTGGGCTACGACCTCGAGCGCGGCGAGCTCTGGAAACACTCAATGCTCTGCGCCCTGCTCGCCGAATCGCTGTGCGACGTCGTCAGTTACCCGTCGCCCGACAAGGCGTTCACGGCCGGGCTGCTCCACGATGTCGGCAAGCTGGCGATGGCCGAATTCGTTGCGGGCTCCTACGAGGCCATCCGTGAGGCCGCGGGGGCCGGCAGGATCTCCTTCCTCGAAGCCGAGACGCACATCCTCGGCATCAGCCACGCCGAGATCGGCGGGCGCCTCGGGGAGTTGTGGCGTTTCGACTCGGAATTGACGGATGCGATCAGGCATCACCATGCCCCGGCCGAGGCCAGTGGGGGCTCAAAGCTTCCCTTCCTGGTCCATCTGAGCGACATCCTGTGCCTGACCAGCGGCATCGGCGTCGGGGCGGACGGGTTGCAATACAAGATCGACTACGACCAGTGCAGGTCGAACGGGATCGGCCCCAGGGAATTCGAACGGGCCATGATCCGGCTGATGGAAGTCGAGGCGCAGTTCCACGGTATCGTGGCGATGTTCGACCAGGAGGGATGA
- a CDS encoding chemotaxis protein CheD — MKLTVGVADLKVSNRADDVLITYSLGSCIGIVIYDPVAVVGGLLHYMLPESSLSPEKAAKNPYMFGDTGIPILFRECYRFGAVKGRLVVKAVGGAQLLDPNGLFNIGKRNILSMRKMLWQNGVTMGATALGGTVNRTISLEMNTGMVVLKTSGEGVVSL, encoded by the coding sequence ATGAAGTTGACCGTCGGGGTGGCCGACCTCAAGGTCAGCAACCGTGCCGACGATGTCCTGATCACCTACTCGCTGGGTTCCTGCATCGGCATCGTCATCTACGATCCCGTGGCGGTCGTGGGCGGTCTGCTCCACTACATGCTTCCCGAGTCGTCGCTATCCCCCGAGAAGGCCGCAAAGAATCCGTACATGTTCGGCGATACGGGCATCCCGATCCTCTTCAGGGAATGCTACCGTTTCGGGGCGGTCAAGGGGCGGCTTGTCGTCAAGGCGGTCGGCGGCGCGCAGCTGCTCGATCCCAACGGCCTGTTCAATATCGGGAAGCGCAACATCCTCTCCATGCGAAAGATGCTGTGGCAGAACGGGGTGACCATGGGCGCGACCGCGCTCGGGGGAACGGTCAACCGGACGATCTCCCTTGAAATGAATACCGGCATGGTTGTTCTCAAGACATCAGGAGAAGGGGTGGTATCCCTGTGA
- a CDS encoding protein-glutamate O-methyltransferase translates to MVRDLGGVRDLTDADFEKFRRIIYDTAGITLNEGKKELLRARLGKILRRRGLRSFTDYLKAVEADRSGEELTLLLDAISTNVTSFYREPDHFHFIESTVIPALAAVRTSPETRKVRIWCAGCSTGEEPYTLAITLRETLPGVDGWDARILATDISTRVLQVARNGVYSQDKLKTMPSPVASRWFVPTEVHGDGGYFRVQPAIRKMVTFAHLNLHAEYPFKGPFDAIFCRNVMIYFDRPTQESLVNRYYRYLADGGYLFIGHSESLNSVAHPFTYVRPAVYRKMGAGGEHKGHRL, encoded by the coding sequence ATGGTAAGAGACTTGGGGGGCGTCCGCGACCTGACCGACGCCGATTTCGAGAAATTCCGTCGGATCATCTACGACACTGCGGGGATCACGCTTAACGAAGGGAAGAAAGAGCTGTTGCGGGCGCGGCTTGGCAAGATCCTCCGCCGGCGCGGCCTGCGATCCTTCACCGACTATCTCAAGGCCGTCGAGGCAGACCGGAGCGGCGAAGAGCTCACGCTCCTGCTCGACGCCATTTCGACCAACGTCACGTCGTTCTATCGCGAGCCCGACCACTTCCATTTCATCGAATCGACCGTGATTCCCGCGCTTGCGGCGGTTCGCACGTCACCGGAGACCCGGAAGGTCCGGATCTGGTGCGCGGGCTGCTCGACCGGCGAGGAGCCGTACACCCTGGCCATCACGCTGCGCGAGACGCTGCCCGGCGTCGACGGCTGGGACGCCCGGATCCTCGCGACCGACATCTCGACGCGGGTGCTCCAGGTCGCCCGGAACGGCGTCTATTCGCAGGACAAGCTCAAGACGATGCCGTCGCCCGTCGCAAGCCGCTGGTTCGTCCCGACCGAGGTCCATGGCGACGGCGGGTATTTCCGGGTTCAGCCCGCCATCCGGAAGATGGTGACCTTCGCGCACCTGAACCTGCACGCCGAGTACCCGTTCAAGGGACCATTCGACGCGATCTTTTGCCGCAACGTGATGATCTACTTCGACCGCCCGACCCAGGAATCGCTCGTCAACCGCTACTATCGCTATCTGGCGGACGGCGGCTACCTGTTCATCGGGCACTCCGAAAGCCTCAACAGCGTCGCCCATCCGTTCACGTATGTCAGGCCGGCCGTCTACCGGAAGATGGGCGCGGGGGGCGAGCACAAGGGACATCGCTTATGA
- a CDS encoding chemotaxis protein CheA: MSEPEISDPQGGPEKTPAEVQFDRISVAVLTATRDDMRKLGEILSSFEKLGKIAASEGREDVPDAVRAGDAVGTALMFDDTARKHWDQAMDIFSRLASCCQEVFRGNKMNRPVLSRIYSDIREQLEIVLEGGEVEEAPPAAVADKSMALDQDKELYTDFITESMEHLDSIEVKMVDLEAAPDDSETLNAIFRAFHTIKGVSGFLNLRDVNELAHRTETLLDMARRNELPVTGPVIDVIFEAIDGMKGMVRDVSEKVSAGAPTREFIGTDRIVARITAVQEGREDSAPGTRAASIPPRLGDVLVEQGKITQAEIDATLSGQADGAERQPLGMLLVEEKKISPKDVAQAIRIQKNAANAIEAQDIRVNIHKLDGLVDMVGELVIAQSLVCNDPDVMSIDSQRFYRNLSQLGRITSELQKISMSLRMVPIRATFQKMSRMVRDLAKKSGKEVTLLMEGEDTEIDRNMIEEIHDPLVHMIRNSVDHGVEKPDVRLAANKSACGTVTLRAFHHGGNVVIAVEDDGRGLDPEKILAKGQERGVVPAGASLSESEIFALLFEPGFSTAEKITDISGRGVGLDVVKRNVEKLRGTIETRSLLGQGSTFQMKFPLTLAIIDGIVVRVGEQRYILPTNSIVEALRPPREDYLTVEQRAEIIRVREELLPLIRLHRLFSIPEGIQDPCDGLVVVIESEGQKRAVLVDELLGKQEVVIKTLGGGMANVRGISGGAIMGDGRVGLILDVSGIFEITGKQPSFN; the protein is encoded by the coding sequence ATGAGCGAACCAGAGATTTCCGACCCGCAGGGCGGCCCGGAGAAGACGCCTGCCGAGGTGCAGTTCGACCGCATTTCGGTGGCGGTCCTGACCGCCACCCGGGACGATATGCGCAAGCTTGGCGAGATCCTGTCCTCCTTCGAGAAGCTGGGCAAGATCGCGGCGTCCGAGGGGCGCGAGGACGTGCCCGATGCGGTCCGCGCCGGCGACGCGGTGGGCACCGCCCTGATGTTCGACGACACCGCCCGCAAGCACTGGGACCAGGCGATGGACATCTTCTCCCGCCTCGCCTCCTGCTGCCAGGAGGTGTTCCGCGGAAACAAGATGAACCGGCCGGTGCTTTCCCGCATCTATTCCGACATCCGCGAGCAGCTCGAGATCGTGCTCGAGGGGGGGGAGGTCGAGGAGGCGCCCCCTGCGGCCGTCGCCGACAAGTCCATGGCGCTCGACCAGGACAAGGAGCTTTACACCGATTTCATCACCGAGTCGATGGAGCACCTCGACTCCATCGAGGTCAAGATGGTCGACCTCGAAGCTGCGCCCGACGACAGCGAGACGCTCAATGCGATCTTCCGCGCCTTCCATACCATCAAGGGCGTCTCGGGCTTCCTTAACCTGCGCGACGTCAACGAGCTCGCCCACCGCACCGAGACGCTCCTCGACATGGCCCGCCGCAACGAGCTCCCCGTCACCGGGCCCGTCATCGACGTCATCTTCGAGGCGATCGACGGCATGAAGGGGATGGTCCGCGACGTCTCCGAAAAAGTTTCCGCCGGCGCCCCCACGCGCGAGTTCATCGGCACCGACCGCATCGTCGCCCGCATCACGGCGGTCCAGGAAGGGCGCGAGGACAGCGCTCCCGGGACCCGTGCGGCTTCGATCCCCCCCCGGCTGGGCGATGTGCTCGTCGAGCAGGGCAAGATCACCCAGGCCGAAATCGACGCGACGCTCAGCGGGCAGGCCGATGGGGCCGAACGGCAGCCGCTCGGCATGCTGCTCGTCGAAGAAAAGAAGATCTCCCCCAAGGATGTCGCCCAGGCGATCCGCATCCAGAAGAACGCGGCCAACGCCATCGAGGCGCAGGACATCCGGGTCAATATCCACAAGCTCGACGGGCTGGTCGACATGGTCGGCGAGCTGGTCATCGCCCAGTCGCTCGTCTGCAACGACCCCGACGTCATGTCGATAGACAGCCAGCGCTTCTATCGCAATCTGTCCCAGTTGGGCCGCATCACCTCCGAGCTCCAGAAGATCTCCATGTCGCTCCGGATGGTGCCGATCCGCGCCACGTTCCAGAAGATGTCGCGCATGGTGCGCGACCTCGCCAAGAAGTCGGGCAAGGAAGTCACGCTGCTGATGGAAGGCGAGGACACCGAGATCGACCGCAACATGATCGAGGAGATCCACGACCCGCTGGTCCACATGATCCGCAACTCGGTCGACCACGGCGTCGAGAAGCCCGACGTGCGGCTTGCGGCCAACAAGAGCGCCTGCGGCACCGTGACGCTGCGCGCTTTCCATCACGGCGGCAATGTCGTCATCGCGGTCGAGGACGACGGCCGCGGGCTCGACCCCGAGAAAATCCTGGCCAAAGGGCAGGAGCGCGGCGTGGTCCCGGCGGGCGCGTCGCTGTCCGAGTCCGAGATCTTCGCCCTGCTGTTCGAGCCCGGCTTCTCGACGGCCGAGAAGATCACCGACATCTCGGGGCGCGGCGTCGGGCTCGACGTCGTCAAGCGGAACGTCGAGAAGCTGCGCGGTACCATCGAAACCCGTTCCCTCCTGGGGCAGGGCTCCACCTTCCAGATGAAGTTCCCGCTGACGCTCGCCATCATCGACGGCATCGTGGTCCGGGTCGGGGAGCAGCGCTACATCTTGCCCACCAACAGCATCGTCGAGGCGTTGAGGCCCCCGCGCGAGGATTACCTCACCGTCGAACAGCGCGCCGAGATCATCCGGGTGCGCGAGGAACTGCTTCCGCTGATCCGCCTCCACCGGCTGTTCTCCATCCCCGAGGGCATCCAGGATCCGTGCGACGGCCTCGTCGTCGTCATCGAGAGCGAGGGGCAGAAGCGGGCGGTGCTCGTCGACGAGCTGCTCGGGAAGCAGGAAGTCGTCATCAAGACGCTCGGCGGCGGTATGGCGAATGTCCGGGGCATTTCGGGCGGCGCCATCATGGGAGACGGACGGGTGGGGCTGATCCTCGATGTCTCGGGAATCTTCGAGATCACAGGCAAGCAGCCCTCCTTCAACTGA
- a CDS encoding chemotaxis protein CheW, with protein MAERQGIDAATGSVKSHKFLTFQLGEEIYGLDILKVKEIIGIMDITPVPQSPPFVKGVLNLRGKIIPVVDLRLKFGFDEREYTERTCIIVVELETPDGKMLVGIIVDAVSEVTNISEADVEPTPEFGASFSTEYIRGMAKIKSKVVILLDIGMVLSGGGLGQFAG; from the coding sequence ATGGCGGAGCGCCAAGGTATCGACGCGGCAACCGGTTCGGTCAAAAGCCACAAGTTCCTGACCTTCCAGCTGGGCGAGGAGATCTACGGTCTCGACATCCTTAAGGTCAAGGAAATCATCGGCATCATGGATATCACTCCCGTGCCGCAGTCGCCCCCCTTCGTCAAGGGCGTGCTGAACCTCCGGGGCAAGATCATCCCGGTCGTCGACCTGCGGCTCAAGTTCGGGTTCGACGAGCGCGAATACACCGAGCGCACCTGCATCATCGTCGTCGAGCTCGAGACGCCCGACGGGAAGATGCTGGTCGGGATCATCGTCGACGCCGTCTCCGAGGTAACCAACATTTCCGAGGCCGACGTCGAGCCGACGCCCGAATTCGGCGCCTCCTTCTCGACCGAATACATCCGGGGCATGGCCAAGATCAAGTCGAAGGTCGTCATCCTGCTCGACATCGGCATGGTGCTTTCCGGCGGCGGACTGGGCCAGTTCGCAGGCTGA
- a CDS encoding chemotaxis protein CheX produces MVIADMGAIMIDAVHDVFETLIFILPEELPPQETEESRLCGELISSIHIQGDLNGIVSMSCSRKSAELLTRNMLGTEDEQPAEGEVADCAGEIVNIVTGNIKSKALEKGINFTLSIPTVVYGQEVVLAFPEEVHGVRVPFLVEGDEIVFSFFCKGGGAGLLDE; encoded by the coding sequence ATGGTCATCGCAGACATGGGCGCGATCATGATCGACGCCGTCCACGACGTGTTCGAGACGCTCATCTTCATCCTTCCCGAGGAGCTGCCTCCCCAGGAAACGGAGGAAAGCCGCCTCTGCGGGGAGCTCATCTCCTCCATCCACATTCAGGGCGACCTCAACGGAATCGTCTCGATGTCCTGCTCGCGAAAGTCGGCGGAACTGCTGACGCGCAACATGCTGGGCACCGAAGACGAGCAACCGGCCGAGGGAGAGGTCGCCGACTGTGCCGGCGAGATCGTGAACATCGTCACGGGCAACATCAAGAGCAAGGCGCTCGAGAAAGGCATCAATTTCACATTGTCGATCCCGACCGTGGTCTACGGACAGGAGGTCGTCCTGGCGTTTCCCGAGGAAGTGCACGGGGTGCGCGTCCCCTTCCTGGTCGAAGGCGACGAGATCGTCTTCTCGTTCTTCTGCAAGGGGGGCGGAGCGGGCCTGCTCGACGAGTAG
- a CDS encoding response regulator, giving the protein MERILIVDDSSTMRKIIARSLRQAGFEIGEIVEAEHGQAGLEKLNAQSFGLILTDINMPVMDGLTFIDNVRANAAWDKTPIIVITTEGAESMTKEAVKKGANNLVKKPFTPEQIKEKLASYFV; this is encoded by the coding sequence ATGGAACGCATACTGATCGTCGACGATTCCAGCACCATGCGGAAGATCATCGCGCGCTCGCTGCGGCAGGCGGGCTTCGAGATCGGCGAAATCGTCGAAGCTGAACACGGGCAGGCGGGCCTCGAAAAGCTCAACGCCCAGTCTTTCGGCCTGATCCTGACCGACATCAACATGCCCGTCATGGATGGCCTGACCTTCATCGACAACGTCCGGGCCAACGCCGCCTGGGACAAGACCCCCATCATCGTGATCACTACCGAAGGCGCCGAGTCGATGACCAAGGAAGCCGTGAAAAAAGGGGCGAACAACCTCGTGAAGAAGCCGTTCACCCCCGAGCAGATCAAGGAAAAGCTGGCGAGCTATTTCGTCTGA